The Vibrio chagasii genome includes a region encoding these proteins:
- a CDS encoding IS4 family transposase, which produces MTYIEPTLWAQKQFGQAHLNDPRRTQRLVALAASLAEQPGVPVSKLIISPAEMEGAYRFIRNEQIKAEDIAEAGFYVTAQEALEQQTLLALEDTTSLSYSHRSIRDELGHSNQGNRHRAMFVHSTLLFAPDTQSVIGLIEQQRWTRDIEKRGQRHQHATRPYKEKESYKWEQASRHVAERLGDKISDVISVCDREADLFEYLTYKREQQQRFLVRSMQSRCIEEHDNRLYSYASTLLSAGEKVLEIPQKGGRKARKAHLDIKYAPVTLKSPANKKEFDNIPLYYVGCIEQGESGNKLAWHLLTSEPITSKEEALKIVSYYERRWLIEDFHKVWKSEGTEVEQLRMQSKDNLERLSVVLAFIATRLLQLRFMNESDELSKSSCEQILKGKAWKLMWLKLESKKLPKEAPNISWAYNGIARLGGWKNTKRTGRASIKTLWQGWLRLQTILEGYELAKSLD; this is translated from the coding sequence ATGACCTATATAGAGCCAACCCTTTGGGCACAAAAACAGTTCGGTCAAGCCCACCTTAATGACCCTAGACGCACTCAAAGACTCGTTGCTCTCGCAGCCTCACTGGCCGAGCAGCCTGGCGTACCCGTCTCGAAACTCATTATATCCCCTGCTGAAATGGAAGGGGCTTATCGCTTCATCCGTAATGAGCAAATCAAAGCAGAAGATATCGCAGAAGCGGGTTTTTATGTCACCGCACAAGAAGCATTAGAGCAACAAACACTTCTTGCCTTAGAAGACACCACTTCTCTCAGTTACTCCCATCGCAGCATTCGAGATGAACTCGGGCACTCTAATCAAGGCAATCGACATCGCGCCATGTTTGTACACTCAACCTTACTTTTTGCTCCCGACACTCAATCTGTTATTGGTTTAATTGAACAACAGCGCTGGACTCGTGATATAGAAAAGCGAGGTCAAAGGCACCAGCATGCGACTCGACCATACAAAGAGAAAGAAAGTTATAAGTGGGAACAAGCCTCTCGCCATGTCGCTGAGCGACTTGGCGATAAAATTTCGGATGTCATTTCTGTGTGCGATAGAGAAGCCGACCTATTTGAATACCTCACTTACAAGCGAGAGCAACAACAAAGGTTCCTCGTTCGCTCAATGCAAAGCCGCTGTATTGAAGAGCACGATAATCGTCTTTATAGCTATGCTTCTACCCTGTTATCAGCCGGAGAGAAAGTGCTCGAAATACCGCAAAAAGGCGGTCGTAAAGCTCGCAAGGCTCATTTAGATATCAAATATGCCCCCGTGACACTCAAGTCTCCTGCTAACAAGAAAGAGTTCGATAACATTCCGCTTTACTACGTGGGATGTATAGAACAAGGAGAGAGTGGTAATAAGCTCGCATGGCACTTACTGACTTCAGAGCCGATAACGAGCAAGGAAGAGGCACTCAAAATCGTCAGTTATTATGAGCGGCGCTGGCTGATAGAAGATTTTCATAAAGTCTGGAAAAGTGAAGGGACTGAAGTTGAGCAACTGAGAATGCAAAGTAAGGATAACTTAGAAAGGCTCAGCGTCGTTTTGGCTTTTATCGCGACTCGGTTACTCCAGTTGAGGTTTATGAATGAATCAGACGAGTTATCTAAGAGCAGTTGTGAGCAGATATTAAAAGGCAAAGCGTGGAAGTTAATGTGGCTCAAGTTGGAGAGCAAAAAACTACCGAAAGAAGCGCCTAATATATCATGGGCTTACAACGGTATTGCTC
- a CDS encoding slipin family protein, whose translation MFIHTIGIVIVLVVLLIASMFRVLREYERAVVFFLGRFYDVKGPGLIIIIPFIQQMVRVDLRTIVLDVPTQDLITRDNVSVKVNAVVYFRVLDPKMAINNVENYLEATSQLSQTTLRSVLGQHELDELLSEREELNRDLQSILDQHTDNWGIKIANVEIKHVDLDDSMVRALAKQAEAERSRRAKVIHATGELEASTKLREAAEVLNKAPNAIQLRYMQTLTEVANERTTTIVFPMPVDLVDKITDPIKATLNEAAIKKAMKSED comes from the coding sequence ATGTTTATACACACTATAGGTATTGTGATCGTGCTGGTTGTCTTGCTGATCGCCAGTATGTTCAGAGTACTACGCGAGTACGAGCGTGCAGTGGTCTTCTTCCTCGGGCGCTTTTATGACGTGAAAGGGCCAGGATTAATTATCATCATTCCTTTCATTCAACAAATGGTGCGAGTCGATCTACGAACCATTGTATTGGATGTTCCGACACAAGATTTGATCACCAGAGATAACGTATCAGTGAAGGTTAACGCTGTGGTTTATTTCCGAGTACTTGATCCTAAGATGGCAATCAACAACGTGGAGAACTATCTTGAAGCCACTAGCCAGCTATCACAAACCACGTTGCGGTCTGTTTTAGGTCAGCATGAGCTAGATGAGCTGTTGTCTGAGCGTGAAGAGCTCAACAGAGACTTGCAATCGATACTGGATCAACATACCGATAACTGGGGGATTAAGATTGCTAATGTCGAGATCAAGCATGTTGATCTTGATGACAGTATGGTGCGAGCGCTTGCGAAACAAGCAGAGGCGGAACGTTCTCGTCGAGCTAAGGTGATACATGCGACGGGTGAGTTAGAGGCATCCACTAAGCTAAGAGAAGCCGCAGAAGTACTGAACAAAGCGCCCAACGCCATTCAGTTACGTTATATGCAGACATTAACCGAGGTCGCGAATGAACGCACCACAACCATCGTATTCCCGATGCCTGTCGATTTGGTGGATAAAATCACTGACCCAATCAAAGCGACACTCAATGAGGCTGCGATTAAGAAAGCGATGAAGTCGGAAGATTAG
- a CDS encoding NfeD family protein, producing the protein MTFILKYLFAFLLLFSSVCAQADDVWVIEVNGGIGPATSDYLTREIEQAHKEQAKLIILKMNTPGGLDTSMRDIIRAITTSPVPVATWVGPAGSRAASAGTYILLASHIASMAPGTNLGAATPVSLGGGKAPTNPLSPQDDTNKDDNATADEQGALKEESSEQVKATTAMEKKVINDAAAYIVSLAKLHNRNEEWAEKAVREAASLDSDNALELNVIDFIASDLQQLVEMSNGRTIMINGINQDIELNDVAFVEREQDWRFSLLSVITNPNVAYILMLIGIYGLLLEFYNPGVGLPGVLGGICLLLAMYSLQMLPVSYAGLALILLGIALMVAEAFSPSFGIFGLGGVAAFSLGSIMLMDTEVPGYQIALPLIIGISLFSVAFIVVTLSMLARVRSKPVTTGMEAVVGETGKVVSGFPGAGRVLVAGEIWQAQCTSELQAGQSIRVTKLTGLSLDVEALSDETSSKTG; encoded by the coding sequence ATGACTTTTATCTTAAAGTACTTGTTTGCATTTCTTCTGTTGTTCAGCTCTGTGTGTGCTCAGGCCGATGATGTCTGGGTTATTGAGGTGAATGGAGGTATCGGCCCTGCAACCAGTGATTACCTCACAAGAGAGATTGAACAAGCCCACAAAGAGCAAGCCAAGCTCATCATATTAAAAATGAACACGCCCGGCGGGTTAGATACGTCGATGCGTGACATCATCCGAGCCATTACTACTTCACCTGTTCCTGTCGCGACTTGGGTTGGACCTGCCGGTTCACGTGCGGCAAGTGCAGGGACTTACATTTTGCTTGCTAGCCACATCGCTTCTATGGCTCCCGGAACCAATTTGGGCGCTGCAACTCCTGTGTCACTTGGCGGAGGGAAAGCGCCAACCAATCCGTTATCTCCCCAAGATGACACCAATAAAGACGACAATGCCACTGCCGATGAGCAGGGTGCACTCAAAGAAGAGAGTTCAGAGCAGGTAAAAGCGACCACCGCGATGGAGAAGAAGGTGATCAATGATGCCGCAGCTTACATTGTCAGTTTGGCGAAGCTACACAATCGAAATGAAGAGTGGGCAGAAAAAGCCGTAAGAGAAGCGGCGAGTTTGGATTCCGATAATGCCCTTGAGCTTAATGTTATTGATTTCATTGCTAGCGACCTGCAACAGTTGGTCGAAATGAGTAACGGCCGCACCATCATGATTAATGGCATCAATCAGGACATAGAACTTAATGACGTGGCCTTTGTCGAGAGAGAACAAGACTGGCGCTTTAGTTTGCTTTCTGTGATCACTAATCCCAATGTCGCCTACATTCTCATGCTTATCGGTATCTACGGTTTGCTGCTTGAGTTCTATAACCCTGGCGTCGGCTTACCTGGCGTATTGGGCGGCATCTGTCTGTTGTTGGCGATGTACTCGTTACAAATGCTGCCTGTGAGTTACGCCGGCCTTGCCTTAATCCTATTGGGAATAGCCTTAATGGTCGCAGAGGCGTTTAGCCCGAGCTTTGGTATTTTCGGCTTGGGGGGCGTTGCTGCGTTTTCACTCGGTTCCATCATGTTGATGGACACTGAAGTACCAGGCTACCAAATCGCATTACCGCTAATTATCGGGATAAGTTTGTTCTCCGTTGCCTTTATCGTCGTAACACTCTCTATGTTAGCTCGAGTAAGAAGCAAGCCTGTGACCACTGGGATGGAAGCGGTGGTCGGTGAGACCGGTAAGGTGGTCAGCGGTTTTCCCGGCGCGGGTAGAGTGCTTGTTGCTGGCGAAATTTGGCAAGCTCAATGCACTAGTGAGCTGCAAGCCGGGCAGAGTATCAGAGTCACCAAGCTAACAGGACTTTCTTTAGATGTTGAAGCTCTTTCTGATGAGACATCATCGAAAACAGGTTAG
- a CDS encoding dicarboxylate/amino acid:cation symporter, producing MEVLKEKSLLSNIGVQVVIAMFIGTLVGAMMGDSATMFAPLGAIFINLIKMLVIPLVAVALISGAAGLGNSSSAGKVGITTLGYFALTSALAVALALVMGEVFEPGRGIDVSGVEGMFSSEYAAKGELPTFWATITGMIPTNVFQSLNEANILQILVFCLFFGIALSKQANEKRDPIINGVNAIVDAMVWMINKVMIIAPLGVFGLMAEAVGTFGFGALMVVFKLFVVYIAAILIFGFVAYPLMIQIFTKTSAKKFLVAMKKPQAVALSTASSMATLPVTMDTVENELGVRNSTASFVLPLGATINMSGNAIYYGLVAIFFAQLFNIDLSMGAYVAIIVTSTLGAVGQAGVPGPSFLVVAVLLAAGIPIEGLPLLFALDRIFDMIRTALNITGDAACAVIVDSLIENEAKEAELQKQQA from the coding sequence ATGGAAGTGTTAAAAGAAAAGAGTTTACTAAGCAACATTGGCGTTCAAGTCGTTATTGCAATGTTCATCGGTACCCTAGTCGGTGCGATGATGGGTGACAGCGCAACAATGTTCGCTCCACTGGGTGCTATCTTCATCAACTTGATCAAGATGCTGGTTATCCCTCTAGTTGCGGTTGCCCTAATTTCAGGTGCAGCAGGCCTAGGTAATAGCTCGTCTGCTGGTAAAGTTGGTATCACCACCCTAGGTTACTTCGCACTAACGTCTGCACTTGCTGTAGCGCTAGCGCTTGTAATGGGTGAAGTATTCGAACCAGGTCGTGGTATCGATGTTTCTGGCGTAGAAGGCATGTTCTCTTCTGAGTACGCTGCGAAAGGCGAACTGCCAACGTTCTGGGCAACCATCACCGGCATGATCCCTACCAACGTTTTCCAATCATTGAACGAAGCAAACATTCTGCAAATCCTAGTTTTCTGCTTGTTCTTTGGTATTGCGCTTTCTAAGCAAGCGAACGAAAAACGTGATCCTATCATCAATGGCGTAAATGCGATTGTTGACGCGATGGTTTGGATGATCAACAAGGTAATGATCATCGCTCCACTTGGTGTATTTGGTCTAATGGCAGAAGCAGTAGGTACATTCGGTTTTGGCGCACTGATGGTTGTGTTCAAGCTGTTTGTTGTTTACATCGCCGCTATCCTGATCTTCGGCTTTGTTGCTTACCCGCTAATGATTCAAATCTTCACTAAGACTTCAGCTAAGAAGTTCCTAGTTGCAATGAAGAAGCCTCAAGCGGTTGCTCTTTCAACAGCATCTTCAATGGCTACCCTGCCTGTTACCATGGACACTGTAGAAAACGAGCTTGGTGTGCGCAACTCTACGGCTTCGTTCGTTCTACCTTTAGGTGCAACGATCAACATGTCTGGTAACGCGATCTACTACGGCCTAGTGGCTATCTTCTTCGCACAGCTGTTCAACATCGACCTATCTATGGGCGCTTACGTTGCTATCATCGTAACATCAACACTAGGCGCAGTTGGCCAAGCAGGTGTTCCTGGTCCTTCTTTCCTAGTTGTTGCTGTTCTTCTGGCGGCTGGTATCCCTATCGAAGGTCTACCTCTGTTGTTCGCTCTAGACCGTATCTTCGACATGATTCGTACAGCACTGAACATCACTGGTGATGCAGCATGTGCAGTTATCGTTGACTCTCTAATTGAAAACGAAGCGAAAGAAGCTGAGCTACAAAAGCAACAAGCATAA
- a CDS encoding TetR/AcrR family transcriptional regulator translates to MPKEKREEILSAAEKLFISQPYNKVSIRSIAKSAGVSPALILYYFNNKEQLFDQLIEEHTNRFKEQFSKYQRVEGVQLQQLISELIEFWESAPNIFLLFTLGGNSFNHDNVQRLKESKFGFIYHKTLENFLYLVDGCNESNFHYYQMLVSSLVSQPYLETRQQKYNSESSTFNLMHYQEVIASLFKKENSYAY, encoded by the coding sequence ATGCCAAAAGAAAAAAGAGAAGAAATATTAAGTGCAGCAGAAAAGTTATTTATTTCTCAGCCTTATAATAAAGTATCAATTCGCTCTATTGCCAAATCTGCAGGGGTAAGTCCTGCTTTAATTCTTTATTACTTCAATAATAAAGAACAGCTTTTTGACCAGCTCATTGAAGAGCATACAAATCGATTTAAGGAACAGTTTTCAAAATATCAAAGAGTGGAAGGGGTACAGCTACAACAGCTAATCTCAGAGCTTATTGAGTTTTGGGAAAGTGCGCCAAACATATTTTTATTATTCACCCTTGGTGGTAACTCTTTTAATCACGACAATGTGCAAAGGTTAAAAGAATCTAAGTTCGGTTTCATCTATCACAAAACTCTTGAAAACTTCCTTTATTTAGTTGATGGCTGTAACGAATCCAACTTTCATTATTATCAGATGCTAGTAAGTTCACTGGTATCTCAGCCTTACTTAGAAACAAGACAGCAAAAATACAATTCTGAGAGTTCGACATTTAACTTGATGCACTATCAAGAAGTTATCGCGAGCTTGTTTAAGAAAGAAAATAGTTACGCATACTGA
- a CDS encoding methyl-accepting chemotaxis protein, translating to MLLSRYINIKVQFVVLLSIISLSLAAIITINVFIHRDNSQRLTQLEISYYPALEHATKIHSLLPNVQQQFEAAVIMEDEQALDYARQISSELQVEASKGANVLPSQAQAFNKVSSSLKKYTDSAYALSLDFINLNDSFANLTARSNTLTAEYDSLLAASEMLRSSASQNVVNTILHSENAANDAAQQSIWLGVFFVLSVFAVGYAIFKSVISSILLVTEKMQAIATGDGDLTVRIDYSGKDEIATLVQSVNQFIEKLQGIIASTLSIGQELEVVSDKIRSESNQTLALNSTQRDHIEEVTDAVNNIIALIEQVVGFASHADSQAQKANASAQTGTQVVLKTSQEIEELATNIRDTAGKLKELDQNASNVGSILSTIQSVAEQTNLLALNAAIEAARAGEHGRGFAVVSDEVRVLANNTQQSATEINALLGELKSGSNAAVGAMDQGLASSSQAVGDAQNAGDYLLEISGQVEEITELNRQIASTTEHQARASKQIHTHMDDFRQCSHQVSQSTDQLEALSHQLSGIVTELSKSTSQFKV from the coding sequence ATGCTACTGTCTCGTTATATCAATATAAAAGTACAATTTGTCGTTCTTTTATCTATTATCTCGCTCAGTTTAGCGGCGATAATTACCATCAATGTTTTTATTCATCGCGATAATAGCCAACGACTAACTCAGTTAGAAATAAGTTATTACCCTGCATTAGAGCACGCCACTAAAATTCACTCGCTGTTGCCAAATGTTCAACAGCAGTTCGAAGCCGCTGTGATCATGGAAGATGAGCAGGCTCTCGATTATGCGCGCCAAATATCTTCTGAACTTCAAGTTGAAGCAAGTAAAGGGGCCAATGTTTTACCTTCACAGGCGCAAGCATTTAACAAGGTGTCGAGCTCGCTAAAAAAGTACACGGACTCCGCGTACGCGTTAAGTCTAGATTTTATTAACTTGAATGACTCCTTCGCGAATCTTACAGCAAGATCGAATACGCTCACTGCTGAATATGATTCGTTACTCGCGGCAAGTGAAATGCTGCGCTCGTCAGCGAGTCAAAATGTAGTAAATACCATATTGCACTCAGAGAATGCCGCAAACGATGCTGCTCAGCAGTCAATCTGGCTTGGCGTTTTCTTTGTTTTGTCTGTCTTTGCAGTGGGCTATGCGATTTTCAAATCTGTTATCAGTTCAATTCTGCTCGTCACTGAGAAAATGCAAGCGATCGCAACGGGAGATGGTGATTTAACCGTACGCATCGATTATTCCGGCAAAGACGAAATCGCAACCCTTGTACAAAGCGTTAACCAGTTTATTGAGAAGCTTCAAGGGATCATCGCAAGCACGTTGAGCATTGGGCAGGAGCTTGAGGTTGTGAGCGACAAAATCCGCAGTGAATCCAATCAAACCTTAGCGTTGAACAGCACCCAACGTGACCACATCGAAGAAGTGACTGACGCAGTTAACAATATCATTGCTCTTATTGAACAAGTGGTTGGCTTTGCATCACATGCCGATTCACAAGCTCAAAAGGCCAATGCCAGTGCTCAAACGGGTACCCAAGTCGTTTTGAAAACAAGCCAAGAGATCGAAGAGCTTGCCACCAATATTCGCGATACCGCCGGAAAATTAAAAGAGCTCGACCAAAATGCCAGCAATGTGGGCTCAATCCTCAGCACGATTCAAAGCGTTGCCGAGCAAACCAATCTGCTGGCCCTAAATGCGGCGATTGAAGCAGCTCGCGCTGGAGAGCATGGGCGCGGCTTCGCGGTCGTTTCTGATGAGGTACGTGTACTCGCTAATAATACTCAACAATCAGCAACCGAGATTAATGCCTTACTCGGTGAGCTTAAGTCTGGTTCGAATGCGGCGGTAGGTGCAATGGACCAAGGCCTCGCAAGCTCCTCTCAAGCCGTTGGAGATGCACAAAACGCTGGTGATTACCTATTAGAAATTAGCGGCCAGGTTGAAGAAATTACCGAGCTGAATCGCCAGATAGCGAGTACCACTGAACACCAAGCTCGCGCTTCAAAACAAATTCATACCCATATGGATGATTTTAGACAGTGCTCTCACCAAGTGTCTCAGTCTACCGATCAACTAGAAGCTCTGAGCCACCAGTTGAGTGGCATCGTGACAGAGCTGAGTAAATCAACATCACAATTCAAAGTATAA
- a CDS encoding EAL domain-containing response regulator, with amino-acid sequence MDQNIVVIEDHPFQLNVMTMVLNSLSVGKVHSFECGCKALDHIEQSSVDLILCDLNMPMIDGIELLKRLANLNFKGNIIITSAENQTVLDAASKMCKAFNLNLLGVLEKPIDRSRLLELVSRDTKKPESASSSNRDIVITDEDIVKAVENHEMVLHYQPIVCIHTGEWKESESLIRWQHPHYGVLSPFFFLTRLIDSGLMLNVLKQLLEQAINDQRFLCSRRFVLNLTAKDMIDGEIVDHIFKLIDNGRLDVEQIKLELTESDLVESVALALASTTRICMRGIPLAIDDFGTGYSSLKQLEDLPFSALKLDIDFVKNIQQSRSSRAIVRASLYLAKLLDLTTVAEGIEDISIWKDIRSMSNKDTLAQGYFIARPMPADQLPEWKSSWEKKVTEFNLLA; translated from the coding sequence ATGGATCAAAATATTGTTGTAATCGAAGACCACCCCTTTCAGTTGAATGTCATGACCATGGTATTGAACAGCTTGAGTGTCGGTAAGGTTCATTCTTTCGAGTGTGGGTGTAAGGCGTTAGACCACATTGAACAGTCTTCGGTCGACCTAATATTGTGTGACCTCAATATGCCAATGATAGATGGAATCGAATTGCTAAAACGGTTAGCTAATTTGAATTTCAAGGGCAATATCATCATAACGAGTGCTGAAAACCAAACCGTGCTCGATGCCGCTAGTAAAATGTGTAAGGCATTTAATCTCAATTTATTGGGTGTGTTAGAAAAGCCGATTGATCGTTCCCGGCTACTAGAGTTGGTAAGTAGGGATACTAAAAAACCAGAGTCGGCTTCAAGTTCAAATAGAGATATCGTGATCACTGATGAGGACATCGTAAAGGCTGTCGAGAACCATGAGATGGTTTTGCACTATCAACCCATCGTCTGTATTCACACGGGAGAATGGAAGGAGAGTGAATCTTTAATTCGCTGGCAACATCCCCATTATGGTGTTCTCAGTCCATTTTTCTTTTTGACGCGCCTCATTGATTCAGGATTAATGTTGAATGTTTTGAAGCAGTTACTTGAGCAAGCGATTAACGATCAACGCTTCCTATGCAGCAGAAGGTTTGTTTTGAACTTAACAGCGAAAGATATGATCGACGGTGAAATTGTCGATCATATCTTTAAGCTTATCGATAACGGTAGATTAGATGTTGAGCAGATCAAGCTGGAGTTAACGGAGTCCGACCTAGTTGAAAGTGTTGCGCTTGCTTTAGCGTCTACAACAAGAATATGTATGCGTGGTATTCCGCTCGCGATTGACGATTTCGGAACGGGTTACTCCTCATTGAAACAACTCGAGGATCTGCCATTTTCTGCATTGAAACTGGATATCGACTTCGTTAAAAACATCCAGCAAAGCCGCTCTAGTCGAGCAATTGTGAGAGCTTCACTTTACCTCGCTAAATTATTGGATTTAACGACTGTCGCAGAGGGCATTGAAGATATATCAATTTGGAAAGATATACGTTCAATGAGTAATAAAGACACACTGGCTCAAGGGTATTTTATTGCGCGTCCGATGCCTGCTGATCAACTGCCTGAGTGGAAAAGTAGCTGGGAAAAGAAAGTAACCGAGTTCAATTTACTGGCGTAG